One part of the Lotus japonicus ecotype B-129 chromosome 2, LjGifu_v1.2 genome encodes these proteins:
- the LOC130737184 gene encoding uncharacterized protein LOC130737184: MTTVVVVVVAMLEVEVLESGGTCGDGCGLEVLDGGGGAGDGWWHWRVVVPMVGVVTATVVVVVGKIGVVLVEGGGGGSSCDRGEGGCGGGGGCGGGCGEDGGGGGDGTGER; this comes from the exons ATGACaacggtggtggtagtggtggtggcgatgttGGAGGTGGAGGTGTTGGAGAGTGGTGGTACCTGCGGTGATGGTTGTGGCTTGGAGGTgttggatggtggtggtggtgccggTGACGGGTGGTGGCATTGGAGGGTGGTGGTGCCGATGGTGGGTGTGGTGacggcgacagtggtggtggtcgtGGGGAAGATTGGGGTGGTActggtggagggtggaggtggtggtagCAGTTGTGATCGTGGtgaaggtggttgtggtggtggtggagggtgtggTGGTGGCTGTGgagaagatggtggtggtggtggtgatggtactGGTGaaag ataa
- the LOC130740564 gene encoding uncharacterized protein LOC130740564: MLKERDSLWYKILKTKYNDMVPSTTSCWWKDLHSLCFEEGGGQWIEGGLCRKIGEGNEVNFWHVNWLSSGILKEKFWRLFNLSVQQNYTVKEMGRWSNGSWIWELLWQRPFLHREVDMMDELMNIIANHSLTEGTPDSWVWTKEEGGSYSVKSAYDLLQRDVLEPLDKVYQNLCSIKAPSNVMCLAWKVLLNRIQSKENLKRKGIIQDTSQTTCPFCLAAVESTSHLFFTCPKSWQVWISVYRRLGISVVSPEEGRAHMLMFLDSCCARDRKSGMSFI; encoded by the coding sequence ATGTTGAAGGAGCGGGATAGTTTGTGGTACAAAATCTTGAAGACTAAATACAATGACATGGTTCCTTCCACAACATCTTGTTGGTGGAAAGACTTGCATTCGTTGTGTTTTGAGGAGGGTGGAGGACAATGGATAGAAGGAGGTCTTTGCAGGAAAATTGGAGAGGGCAATGAGGTGAATTTTTGGCATGTTAACTGGTTAAGTTCTGGTATTTTGAAAGAGAAATTTTGGAGACTATTCAACCTCTCGGTCCAACAAAACTATACTGTCAAAGAGATGGGAAGATGGTCAAATGGAAGCTGGATTTGGGAGCTTCTTTGGCAAAGACCATTCTTGCATCGTGAGGTTGATATGATGGATGAGCTGATGAATATAATTGCCAATCACTCACTCACTGAGGGCACACCGGATAGCTGGGTTTGGACCAAAGAAGAGGGAGGATCCTACTCCGTCAAATCGGCTTATGATTTACTGCAAAGAGATGTGTTGGAACCCCTAGACAAAGTGTACCAGAACTTGTGTTCTATCAAAGCTCCCTCAAATGTTATGTGCCTAGCTTGGAAGGTTCTGTTGAATCGGATACAATCGAAGGAAAATTTGAAACGAAAGGGGATTATCCAAGACACTTCCCAAACCACTTGCCCCTTTTGTCTAGCAGCTGTGGAATCAACCTCGCATCTGTTCTTCACATGTCCTAAATCCTGGCAGGTGTGGATTTCAGTATATCGCAGGCTAGGAATCAGTGTGGTCTCACCGGAAGAAGGCAGAGCACACATGCTGATGTTCTTGGATAGCTGCTGCGCCAGGGATAGGAAATCGGGAATGAGCTTCATCTAG